In Plutella xylostella chromosome 27, ilPluXylo3.1, whole genome shotgun sequence, one genomic interval encodes:
- the LOC105381247 gene encoding facilitated trehalose transporter Tret1 isoform X1 codes for MALPPKFKQTLFALPAHLSMMNLGMMFGFPAILTPALLSATDDELKADKHTASWLASLPGFTALVMVVTVGPLMHYYGRRPTQLITTTLVLTGWIVTASAYSMPVLFIGRALQGVFNGCTYFNSISIGEYSSPSIRGLLLNFKLASVSSGILIIHSFGCVLQWRTLAWVGTVPCLISIAITLCAPETPDWLVSRGRFEEAEKVFFSLRGRSNDSKREIRKLIESQKQKRRQEIGLGRNSVMAIWDQLRSKVLWRPVVLLCCAIIVPEAGGRHFFPSYSVQLAEQITGDKSKGFLYTIVIDVVSVLAALICNVMVQKFSRRSLTFSCGFTAITFLVLSCIFMYLQKAYFTYGFLMWLSVSLLVIYFIIVYASVFGVCYVLMGELLPLEFRATGVVLDGILSSFMLTLVIKAIPYLKDTIGIDGMLLVFSLCMTLALSYMYYDLPETKNRTLHDIGEYFRGNSSKLYSEETKVDNDETDTFVINSTK; via the exons aTGGCACTTCCGCCGAAATTTAAGCAG ACGCTGTTTGCGTTGCCGGCTCATCTGAGCATGATGAACTTGGGCATGATGTTTGGCTTCCCCGCCATCCTCACACCAGCACTCCTGAGCGCAACAGACGATGAGTTGAAGGCTGATAAACACACTGCTTCTTGGCTTG CGTCACTACCAGGTTTCACGGCCTTGGTAATGGTGGTGACAGTTGGTCCCCTGATGCATTACTACGGGCGCAGACCCACACAGCTCATCACCACCACTCTCGTGCTCACCGGTTGGATAGTCACCGCTTCTGCCTACTCCATGCCCGTACTGTTCATTGGGAGAGCCCTTCAAGGAGTCTTCAATGGATGCACTTACTTCAATTCTATTTCAATCGGAGAGTACTCCAGCCCATCAATTAGAGGTCTCTTGTTAAACTTTAAATTGGCATCAGTGTCTTCGGGTATCCTGATAATCCACAGCTTCGGGTGTGTTCTCCAATGGAGGACCTTAGCGTGGGTTGGCACTGTGCCTTGTTTAATAAGCATAGCAATAACTCTATGCGCACCGGAAACTCCTGACTGGCTGGTATCCAGAGGAAGATTTGAAGAAGCAGAAAAAGTATTCTTTTCTTTAAGAGGAAGGTCAAACGATTCAAAAAGAGAAATAAGAAAACTTATAGAATCGCAAAAACAAAAGAGAAGACAAGAGATTGGATTAGGAAGAAATAGTGTGATGGCAATTTGGGATCAGCTTAGATCTAAAGTGCTGTGGCGGCCTGTAGTCCTACTATGCTGTGCTATTATTGTTCCTGAAGCTGGAGGAAGACATTTCTTTCCATCGTACTCCGTCCAGCTAGCGGAACAAATTACAGGAGACAAATCTAAAGGATTCCTTTACACTATTGTCATTGACGTTGTTTCCGTGCTGGCGGCATTAATTTGCAATGTCATGGTACAAAAATTTTCAAGGCGAAGCTTAACATTTTCCTGTGGATTCACAGCTATCACATTTTTGGTATTATCTTGTATctttatgtatttacaaaaGGCCTATTTTACTTATGGGTTTTTGATGTGGTTATCAGTGTCATTATTGGTGATATATTTCATTATAGTGTACGCCTCAGTTTTTGGGGTTTGTTATGTATTGATGGGTGAACTTTTGCCTTTAGAATTTCGAGCTACAGGAGTTGTTCTAGATGGCATTTTATCCTCATTCATGTTGACATTGGTCATTAAAGCTATACCATATCTCAAAGATACTATAGGAATTGACGGTATGTTATTAGTTTTTTCTCTTTGTATGACTTTGGCTTTGAGTTACATGTACTACGACTTGCCTGAAACTAAAAATAGGACACTCCATGACATAGGAGAGTATTTTAGAGGTAATAGCTCTAAATTATACAGTGAAGAGACTAAAGTTGATAATGATGAAACTGACACATTTGTAATTAATAGTACTAAATAA
- the LOC105381247 gene encoding facilitated trehalose transporter Tret1 isoform X3, with protein sequence MTLQPKFKQTIFALPAHMSLVNMGMMYGYPAILTPALLSATGDEVKADKHTASWLASLPGFTALVLVVVVGPLMSAYGRRPTQLITTSLVLAGWLVTAFATSITALFAGRALQGVCNGCLYFNSILIGEISSPSIRGVLLNVKLVSVSLGILIIHGSGCILQWRSVAWVGTVPCLISIAITLCSPETPDWLVSKGRFEEAETAFFTLRGRSNESKRELSKLIDSQKQKRRKEIGLQRNSFMAILGQLKCKAMWRPVILLTCATVIPEAGGRHFFPSYSVQLAEQITGDKTKGLLYTIIMDVISVLAGIICTLMVGKFSRRGLTFYCGFTANVLLIVSCFFMYLQKTYVTYGFFMWLSVSFLVLYYIIVNGSVFGICYVLMGELLPLEFRATGVVIDGIVSAFILTFVIKVTPYLKDSLGIDGMLFVFALCMASALIYMYYDLPETKNRTLHDIGEYFRGNSPKLFSDEALMDNDETDTFVISKE encoded by the exons ATGACACTACAGCCCAAATTCAAACAG ACGATATTTGCGTTGCCGGCCCACATGAGCCTGGTGAACATGGGCATGATGTACGGCTACCCCGCCATCCTCACGCCAGCGCTGCTGAGCGCCACGGGAGATGAAGTGAAGGCTGATAAACACACTGCTTCTTGGCTAG CGTCATTACCAGGTTTTACGGCCTTAGTACTGGTGGTGGTGGTTGGCCCCCTCATGAGTGCCTACGGGCGCCGGCCCACCCAGCTCATCACCACATCCCTCGTCCTCGCCGGCTGGTTAGTCACGGCTTTTGCAACCTCCATAACCGCCCTGTTTGCGGGCAGAGCACTTCAAGGTGTCTGCAATGGATGTCTCTACTTCAATTCTATATTAATTGGAGAGATATCCAGTCCATCAATAAGAGGAGTCCTGTTAAACGTTAAATTAGTATCAGTATCCTTGGGTATCCTAATAATACACGGATCTGGGTGCATTCTCCAATGGCGGAGCGTGGCGTGGGTAGGCACCGTGCCTTGTTTAATAAGTATAGCAATAACGCTATGCTCACCGGAAACTCCTGACTGGCTCGTGTCGAAGGGAAGATTTGAGGAAGCAGAAACAGCATTCTTTACTTTAAGAGGAAGGTCCAATGAATCAAAAAGGGAATTGAGTAAACTTATTGactcacaaaaacaaaagagaaGGAAAGAGATTGGATTACAAAGAAATAGTTTTATGGCAATTCTGGGACAGCTGAAATGTAAAGCGATGTGGCGGCCTGTAATTCTGCTTACCTGTGCTACTGTTATTCCTGAAGCGGGAGGAAGACACTTCTTTCCATCGTACTCCGTCCAGCTAGCGGAGCAAATTACAGGGGACAAGACGAAAGGATTACTGTACACCATAATCATGGATGTGATTTCCGTACTGGCGGGAATAATTTGCACGCTCATGGTAGGAAAGTTTTCAAGGAGGGGTTTAACATTTTACTGTGGATTCACAGCTAATGTACTTTTGATTGTGTCCTGTTTCTTTATGTATCTTCAAAAAACATACGTTACTTATGGTTTTTTCATGTGGTTGTCTGTatcatttttggttttatatTACATTATAGTAAACGGGTCAGTGTTTGGAATTTGTTACGTATTGATGGGTGAATTATTGCCTTTAGAATTTCGTGCTACAGGAGTTGTTATAGATGGTATTGTGTCTGCATTCATACTCACATTTGTTATTAAAGTTACACCATATCTGAAAGACAGTTTAGGCATTGACGGtatgttatttgtttttgctcTCTGTATGGCTTCAGCTTTGATTTACATGTACTACGACTTGCCTGAAACTAAAAACCGGACACTCCATGACATAGGAGAGTATTTTAGAGGTAATAGCCCTAAGTTATTCAGTGACGAGGCGCTAATGGATAACGACGAAACTGACACATTTGTTATCAGTAAGGAGTAA
- the LOC105381247 gene encoding facilitated trehalose transporter Tret1 isoform X2: protein MMSPKVKQTLFALPAHLSMMNLGMMFGFPAILTPALLSATDDELKADKHTASWLASLPGFTALVMVVTVGPLMHYYGRRPTQLITTTLVLTGWIVTASAYSMPVLFIGRALQGVFNGCTYFNSISIGEYSSPSIRGLLLNFKLASVSSGILIIHSFGCVLQWRTLAWVGTVPCLISIAITLCAPETPDWLVSRGRFEEAEKVFFSLRGRSNDSKREIRKLIESQKQKRRQEIGLGRNSVMAIWDQLRSKVLWRPVVLLCCAIIVPEAGGRHFFPSYSVQLAEQITGDKSKGFLYTIVIDVVSVLAALICNVMVQKFSRRSLTFSCGFTAITFLVLSCIFMYLQKAYFTYGFLMWLSVSLLVIYFIIVYASVFGVCYVLMGELLPLEFRATGVVLDGILSSFMLTLVIKAIPYLKDTIGIDGMLLVFSLCMTLALSYMYYDLPETKNRTLHDIGEYFRGNSSKLYSEETKVDNDETDTFVINSTK from the exons ACGCTGTTTGCGTTGCCGGCTCATCTGAGCATGATGAACTTGGGCATGATGTTTGGCTTCCCCGCCATCCTCACACCAGCACTCCTGAGCGCAACAGACGATGAGTTGAAGGCTGATAAACACACTGCTTCTTGGCTTG CGTCACTACCAGGTTTCACGGCCTTGGTAATGGTGGTGACAGTTGGTCCCCTGATGCATTACTACGGGCGCAGACCCACACAGCTCATCACCACCACTCTCGTGCTCACCGGTTGGATAGTCACCGCTTCTGCCTACTCCATGCCCGTACTGTTCATTGGGAGAGCCCTTCAAGGAGTCTTCAATGGATGCACTTACTTCAATTCTATTTCAATCGGAGAGTACTCCAGCCCATCAATTAGAGGTCTCTTGTTAAACTTTAAATTGGCATCAGTGTCTTCGGGTATCCTGATAATCCACAGCTTCGGGTGTGTTCTCCAATGGAGGACCTTAGCGTGGGTTGGCACTGTGCCTTGTTTAATAAGCATAGCAATAACTCTATGCGCACCGGAAACTCCTGACTGGCTGGTATCCAGAGGAAGATTTGAAGAAGCAGAAAAAGTATTCTTTTCTTTAAGAGGAAGGTCAAACGATTCAAAAAGAGAAATAAGAAAACTTATAGAATCGCAAAAACAAAAGAGAAGACAAGAGATTGGATTAGGAAGAAATAGTGTGATGGCAATTTGGGATCAGCTTAGATCTAAAGTGCTGTGGCGGCCTGTAGTCCTACTATGCTGTGCTATTATTGTTCCTGAAGCTGGAGGAAGACATTTCTTTCCATCGTACTCCGTCCAGCTAGCGGAACAAATTACAGGAGACAAATCTAAAGGATTCCTTTACACTATTGTCATTGACGTTGTTTCCGTGCTGGCGGCATTAATTTGCAATGTCATGGTACAAAAATTTTCAAGGCGAAGCTTAACATTTTCCTGTGGATTCACAGCTATCACATTTTTGGTATTATCTTGTATctttatgtatttacaaaaGGCCTATTTTACTTATGGGTTTTTGATGTGGTTATCAGTGTCATTATTGGTGATATATTTCATTATAGTGTACGCCTCAGTTTTTGGGGTTTGTTATGTATTGATGGGTGAACTTTTGCCTTTAGAATTTCGAGCTACAGGAGTTGTTCTAGATGGCATTTTATCCTCATTCATGTTGACATTGGTCATTAAAGCTATACCATATCTCAAAGATACTATAGGAATTGACGGTATGTTATTAGTTTTTTCTCTTTGTATGACTTTGGCTTTGAGTTACATGTACTACGACTTGCCTGAAACTAAAAATAGGACACTCCATGACATAGGAGAGTATTTTAGAGGTAATAGCTCTAAATTATACAGTGAAGAGACTAAAGTTGATAATGATGAAACTGACACATTTGTAATTAATAGTACTAAATAA
- the LOC105381254 gene encoding protein lethal(2)essential for life-like → MSLLPYVLGYNCPRRLLDQDFGLALTPDDLLTVVAAPMMSADYYRPWRQLAAAARDVGSTIKADKDKFQVNLDVQHFSPDEISVKTADGYVVVEGRHEEKKDEHGYISRQFSRRYALPEGCKPEAVESRLSSDGVLTIVAPRKCPDAIKGERAVPIAQTGPVRKEITDNTNEKAAGDKKKK, encoded by the coding sequence ATGTCTCTACTACCATACGTGTTGGGCTACAACTGCCCTCGCCGCCTGCTGGACCAGGACTTCGGGCTGGCGCTGACTCCGGACGACCTTCTGACCGTGGTGGCGGCGCCCATGATGTCGGCGGACTACTACCGGCCCTGGAGGCAGCTGGCCGCGGCCGCGAGGGACGTCGGCTCCACCATCAAGGCCGACAAGGACAAGTTCCAAGTGAACCTGGACGTGCAGCACTTCTCTCCGGACGAGATCTCGGTGAAGACTGCGGACGGGTACGTCGTGGTCGAGGGCAGGCACGAGGAGAAGAAGGACGAGCACGGCTACATCTCCCGCCAGTTCAGCCGGCGCTACGCCCTCCCTGAAGGCTGCAAGCCGGAGGCGGTGGAGTCCAGGCTGTCTTCTGACGGCGTGCTGACCATTGTCGCGCCCAGGAAGTGTCCGGATGCCATCAAGGGGGAGCGCGCGGTGCCCATCGCACAGACTGGGCCCGTCAGGAAGGAGATCACCGACAACACCAATGAGAAGGCTGCAGGagacaagaagaagaagtaa
- the LOC105381250 gene encoding uncharacterized protein LOC105381250 translates to MVNYCCVHGCGRNSKTHSRLNFYTFPKEKHRQVEWLMAVRREDLLESVGEKALTSRRICSRHFSTSSVKNKCLSPHAVPTLHIMESKGAPDMAPVKHDGIVCNNCKSTVTGFRYKCLSCVDYDLCNKCETLEAHPEHHMIRIPRPVKFGNIENLTQESRKLIKAEFEDVAPPDQNNAEASSDDEPITHLMKRKHDEGIDLSEDVKRRIRKEVVRALESEINKEAADDKVLNAEILVNAGENENLDDLLVSYLRSDRIVQAVEFANVSVDTTCLPVVKHEDLVQTVDQPITSVADSLSEFLIKKT, encoded by the exons ATGGTGAATTACTGCTGCGTTCATGGCTGTGGTCGGAACAGCAAGACCCACAGTCGCCTCAACTTCTACACGTTTCCAAAAGAGAAGCACAG GCAAGTAGAATGGCTGATGGCGGTGAGGCGCGAAGACCTCTTGGAGTCAGTCGGGGAGAAGGCTCTCACCTCCAGACGTATCTGCTCTCGACACTTCAGTACTTCGAGTGTGAAGAACAAATGCCTGTCACCACATGCCGTGCCTACGTTGCACATTATGGAGTCTAAAGGAG CTCCAGACATGGCACCGGTAAAGCATGATGGCATTGTCTGCAACAACTGCAAGTCCACGGTCACCGGGTTCCGCTACAAGTGTCTCTCGTGTGTGGACTACGACCTGTGCAACAAGTGCGAGACGCTGGAGGCGCACCCCGAGCACCACATGATCAGGATACCCAGGCCTGTCAAGTTT GGCAATATAGAAAACTTAACACAGGAGTCCAGAAAACTTATCAAAGCTGAGTTTGAGGATGTAGCACCGCCAGACCAGAACAATGCCGAGGCAAGCAGCGACGATGAACCCATCACCCACCTCATGAAGAGGAAACATGATGAAGGAATAGACTTGTCTGAAGATGTAAAGAGGAGGATACGGAAAGAG GTTGTCCGTGCATTAGAGTCTGAAATCAACAAGGAGGCAGCTGATGACAAAGTACTAAATGCAGAAATACTAGTCAACGCCGGGGAAAATGAAAATCTAGATGATTTGCTCGTCAGCTACCTGAGGAGCGACCGTATAGTACAAGCAGTGGAGTTTGCGAATGTCTCTGTGGACACGACTTGCTTGCCTGTTGTGAAGCATGAGGATTTAGTGCAAACAG tggaCCAGCCAATCACATCAGTTGCCGACTCTCTGTCcgaatttttaattaaaaaaacatga
- the LOC105381247 gene encoding facilitated trehalose transporter Tret1 isoform X4, with the protein MMSPKVKQTIFALPAHMSLVNMGMMYGYPAILTPALLSATGDEVKADKHTASWLASLPGFTALVLVVVVGPLMSAYGRRPTQLITTSLVLAGWLVTAFATSITALFAGRALQGVCNGCLYFNSILIGEISSPSIRGVLLNVKLVSVSLGILIIHGSGCILQWRSVAWVGTVPCLISIAITLCSPETPDWLVSKGRFEEAETAFFTLRGRSNESKRELSKLIDSQKQKRRKEIGLQRNSFMAILGQLKCKAMWRPVILLTCATVIPEAGGRHFFPSYSVQLAEQITGDKTKGLLYTIIMDVISVLAGIICTLMVGKFSRRGLTFYCGFTANVLLIVSCFFMYLQKTYVTYGFFMWLSVSFLVLYYIIVNGSVFGICYVLMGELLPLEFRATGVVIDGIVSAFILTFVIKVTPYLKDSLGIDGMLFVFALCMASALIYMYYDLPETKNRTLHDIGEYFRGNSPKLFSDEALMDNDETDTFVISKE; encoded by the exons ACGATATTTGCGTTGCCGGCCCACATGAGCCTGGTGAACATGGGCATGATGTACGGCTACCCCGCCATCCTCACGCCAGCGCTGCTGAGCGCCACGGGAGATGAAGTGAAGGCTGATAAACACACTGCTTCTTGGCTAG CGTCATTACCAGGTTTTACGGCCTTAGTACTGGTGGTGGTGGTTGGCCCCCTCATGAGTGCCTACGGGCGCCGGCCCACCCAGCTCATCACCACATCCCTCGTCCTCGCCGGCTGGTTAGTCACGGCTTTTGCAACCTCCATAACCGCCCTGTTTGCGGGCAGAGCACTTCAAGGTGTCTGCAATGGATGTCTCTACTTCAATTCTATATTAATTGGAGAGATATCCAGTCCATCAATAAGAGGAGTCCTGTTAAACGTTAAATTAGTATCAGTATCCTTGGGTATCCTAATAATACACGGATCTGGGTGCATTCTCCAATGGCGGAGCGTGGCGTGGGTAGGCACCGTGCCTTGTTTAATAAGTATAGCAATAACGCTATGCTCACCGGAAACTCCTGACTGGCTCGTGTCGAAGGGAAGATTTGAGGAAGCAGAAACAGCATTCTTTACTTTAAGAGGAAGGTCCAATGAATCAAAAAGGGAATTGAGTAAACTTATTGactcacaaaaacaaaagagaaGGAAAGAGATTGGATTACAAAGAAATAGTTTTATGGCAATTCTGGGACAGCTGAAATGTAAAGCGATGTGGCGGCCTGTAATTCTGCTTACCTGTGCTACTGTTATTCCTGAAGCGGGAGGAAGACACTTCTTTCCATCGTACTCCGTCCAGCTAGCGGAGCAAATTACAGGGGACAAGACGAAAGGATTACTGTACACCATAATCATGGATGTGATTTCCGTACTGGCGGGAATAATTTGCACGCTCATGGTAGGAAAGTTTTCAAGGAGGGGTTTAACATTTTACTGTGGATTCACAGCTAATGTACTTTTGATTGTGTCCTGTTTCTTTATGTATCTTCAAAAAACATACGTTACTTATGGTTTTTTCATGTGGTTGTCTGTatcatttttggttttatatTACATTATAGTAAACGGGTCAGTGTTTGGAATTTGTTACGTATTGATGGGTGAATTATTGCCTTTAGAATTTCGTGCTACAGGAGTTGTTATAGATGGTATTGTGTCTGCATTCATACTCACATTTGTTATTAAAGTTACACCATATCTGAAAGACAGTTTAGGCATTGACGGtatgttatttgtttttgctcTCTGTATGGCTTCAGCTTTGATTTACATGTACTACGACTTGCCTGAAACTAAAAACCGGACACTCCATGACATAGGAGAGTATTTTAGAGGTAATAGCCCTAAGTTATTCAGTGACGAGGCGCTAATGGATAACGACGAAACTGACACATTTGTTATCAGTAAGGAGTAA
- the LOC105381253 gene encoding protein lethal(2)essential for life — protein MSLLPYVLGYNYPRRLLDQDFGLALTPDDLLTVVAAPMMSADYYRPWRQLAAAARDVGSTIKADKDKFQVNLDVQHFSPDEISVKTADGYVVVEGRHEEKKDEHGYISRQFSRRYALPEGCKPEAVESRLSSDGVLTIVAPRKCPDAIKGERAVPIAQTGPVRKEITDNTNEKSAQNGSK, from the coding sequence ATGTCTCTACTACCATACGTGTTGGGCTACAACTACCCTCGCCGCCTGCTGGACCAGGACTTCGGTCTGGCGCTGACTCCGGACGACCTTCTGACCGTGGTGGCGGCGCCCATGATGTCGGCGGACTACTACCGGCCCTGGAGGCAGCTGGCCGCGGCCGCGAGGGACGTCGGCTCCACCATCAAGGCCGACAAGGACAAGTTCCAAGTGAACCTGGACGTGCAGCACTTCTCTCCGGACGAGATCTCGGTGAAGACTGCGGACGGGTACGTCGTGGTCGAGGGCAGGCACGAGGAGAAGAAGGACGAGCACGGCTACATCTCCCGCCAGTTCAGCCGGCGCTACGCCCTCCCTGAAGGCTGCAAGCCGGAGGCGGTGGAGTCCCGGCTGTCTTCTGACGGCGTGCTGACCATCGTGGCGCCAAGGAAGTGCCCGGATGCCATCAAGGGTGAGCGCGCGGTGCCCATCGCGCAGACCGGACCCGTCAGGAAGGAGATCACCGACAACACCAACGAAAAGTCTGCCCAGAATGGATCGAAGTAA
- the LOC105381252 gene encoding protein lethal(2)essential for life-like, with protein MSLLPFLFDYEIERPRRLMDQHFGLALTPQDFLAMAAPAPQLSRDYYRPWRHMAAALRDVGSNIKADKDKFQVNLDVQHFAPEEISVKTADGYIIVEGKHEEKQDDHGFVSRQFTRRYALPEGCQAETVESRLSSDGVLTIVAPRKVPDAVKGERAVPIAQTGPVRKEIKDQTNGAEK; from the coding sequence ATGTCTCTTCTGCCATTCCTGTTCGACTACGAGATCGAGCGTCCCCGCCGGTTGATGGACCAGCACTTCGGGCTGGCGCTGACTCCCCAGGACTTCCTCGCCATGGCCGCCCCGGCGCCGCAGCTGTCCCGCGACTACTACCGGCCCTGGAGACACATGGCGGCCGCGCTGCGAGACGTCGGCTCCAACATCAAGGCCGACAAAGACAAATTCCAAGTCAACCTGGACGTGCAGCACTTCGCCCCTGAAGAAATCTCTGTCAAGACGGCCGACGGGTACATCATCGTCGAAGGCAAACACGAGGAGAAGCAAGACGACCACGGCTTCGTGTCTCGTCAGTTCACGCGGCGGTACGCGCTGCCAGAGGGCTGCCAGGCAGAGACCGTCGAGTCCAGGCTGTCTTCAGACGGAGTGCTCACCATAGTGGCTCCGCGGAAGGTTCCAGACGCGGTCAAGGGAGAGAGGGCCGTGCCCATCGCGCAAACCGGCCCGGTACGGAAGGAAATCAAGGACCAAACCAACGGAGCTGAGAAGTAA
- the LOC125490774 gene encoding protein lethal(2)essential for life-like, translating to MSLLPYVLGYNCPRRLLDQDFGLALTPDDLLTVVAAPMMSADYYRPWRQLAAAARDVGSTIKADKDKFQVNLDVQHFSPDEISVKTADGYVVVEGKHEEKKDEHGYISRQFSRRYALPEGCKPEAVESRLSSDGVLTIVAPRKCPEAIKGERAVPIAQTGPVRKEITDNTNEKSAQNGSK from the coding sequence ATGTCTCTACTACCATACGTGTTGGGCTACAACTGCCCTCGCCGCCTGCTGGACCAGGACTTCGGTCTGGCGCTGACTCCGGACGACCTTCTGACCGTGGTGGCGGCGCCCATGATGTCGGCGGACTACTACCGGCCCTGGAGGCAGCTGGCCGCGGCCGCGAGGGACGTCGGCTCCACCATCAAGGCCGACAAGGACAAGTTCCAAGTGAACCTGGACGTGCAGCACTTCTCCCCGGACGAGATCTCGGTGAAGACTGCGGACGGGTACGTCGTGGTCGAGGGCAAGCACGAAGAGAAGAAGGACGAGCACGGCTACATCTCCCGCCAGTTCAGCCGGCGCTACGCCCTCCCTGAAGGCTGCAAGCCGGAGGCGGTGGAGTCCCGGCTGTCCTCTGACGGCGTGCTGACCATCGTCGCGCCCAGGAAGTGCCCGGAGGCCATCAAGGGGGAGCGCGCGGTGCCCATTGCACAGACTGGACCCGTCAGGAAGGAGATCACCGACAACACCAACGAAAAGTCTGCCCAGAATGGATCGAAGTAA
- the LOC125490776 gene encoding facilitated trehalose transporter Tret1-like, translating into MAVALPPKLKQTVFAMPSHLSMVCKGMMFGFPAILTPALLNATGDELKADKHITSWLASLPGVTALVMVVTVGPLMHYCGRRTTQLITTTLVLTGWLITAFAYSIPVLFIGRALQGVCNGCTFFNSISIGEFCSPSIRGVLLNLKLVSGSVGVLIIHGFGCILHWRSVAWVGTVPCLISIAITLCSPETPDWLVSKGRFEEAEKAFFSLRGKSNESKRELSKLVESQKQKRREDIGLQRHSFKVILKQLKCKVLWRPVLLISCAVIIPEAGGRHFFSSYSIQLAEQITGDKTNGFLYTIIIDVVSILAGFVCIFMVKSFSRRGVTFYCGFTANVLLLIFCFLTYLQKTYFTYVFLKWLSVSILVLYYFIVNGSLFGICYVLMGELLPLEFRAIGVVIDGFLSAVTVTVVIKVTPYLKDSLGIDGMLFVFSLCLTLALIYMYYDLPETKNRTLHDIGEYFRGNSSKLIREEIVETDEIDKFVISK; encoded by the exons atgGCAGTGGCCCTGCCTCCAAAACTTAAGCAG ACGGTGTTTGCTATGCCATCACATCTTAGTATGGTATGCAAGGGCATGATGTTTGGCTTCCCTGCCATCCTCACTCCAGCACTTCTGAATGCCACGGGTGATGAACTGAAAGCTGATAAACATATTACTTCTTGGCTTG CATCATTACCAGGTGTGACAGCCTTGGTTATGGTGGTAACAGTTGGTCCCCTGATGCATTACTGCGGGCGGAGGACCACACAGCTCATCACCACGACTCTAGTCCTTACCGGTTGGTTAATTACGGCGTTTGCCTACTCCATTCCTGTCCTATTCATTGGGAGAGCTCTTCAAGGTGTCTGCAATGGATGCACTTTCTTCAATTCTATTTCAATCGGAGAGTTCTGCAGTCCATCAATAAGAGGCGTCTTGTTAAACCTTAAATTAGTATCAGGGTCTGTGGGTGTCCTGATTATCCACGGCTTCGGGTGCATTCTACATTGGAGAAGCGTGGCGTGGGTAGGCACCGTGCCTTGTTTAATAAGTATAGCAATAACGCTATGCTCACCGGAAACTCCTGACTGGCTGGTGTCGAAGGGAAGGTTTGAAGAAGCTGAAAAAGCATTCTTTTCTCTAAGAGGAAAGTCCAATGAATCCAAAAGAGAATTAAGTAAACTTGTAGAGTCACAGAAACAAAAGAGGAGAGAGGATATTGGATTACAAAGACACAGTTTTAAGGTGATTCTAAAACAGCTGAAATGTAAGGTTCTGTGGCGGCCCGTACTTTTAATTTCCTGTGCAGTGATCATTCCTGAAGCAGGAGGAAGACATTTCTTTTCATCGTACTCCATCCAGCTAGCGGAGCAAATCACAGGAGACAAGACTAATGGATTTTTGTACACTATAATCATCGATGTTGTTTCTATTCTGGCCGGCTTCGTTTGCATATTCATGGTTAAATCATTTTCAAGGCGAGGCGTGACGTTTTACTGTGGATTCACAGCGAATGTACTTTTGCTGATTTTTTGCTTCTTAACTTAtctacaaaaaacatattttacttatgtttttttgaagTGGCTATCTGTGTCAATTTtggttttgtattattttatagtaaaTGGGTCACTATTTGGGATTTGTTATGTATTGATGGGTGAATTATTGCCTTTGGAATTTCGGGCTATAGGAGTTGTTATAGATGGTTTTTTGTCTGCTGTAACGGTGACAGTGGTGATTAAAGTAACGCCATATCTGAAAGACAGTTTAGGTATTGACGGtatgttatttgttttttcaCTCTGTCTGACTTTGGCTTTGATTTACATGTACTACGACTTGCCTGAAACTAAAAATAGGACACTTCATGACATAGGAGAGTATTTTAGAGGTAATAGCTCTAAATTAATAAGAGAGGAAATAGTGGAAACAGATGAAATAGACAAATTTGTtatcagtaagtag